The Hymenobacter baengnokdamensis genome includes a region encoding these proteins:
- the hslV gene encoding ATP-dependent protease subunit HslV has translation MRIRSTTVLGVRHNGQIALGADGQATMDKHVAKNNVRKVRQLNDGKVVTGFAGSTADAFMLLDRFEEKLAAYGNNLKRAAIELAKDWRKDQYLRKLEAMMVVCDKDELLIISGTGDVLEPDSDVAAIGSGAMYAQAAALALKKHAPHLTARQMVEDALHIAADICIYTNHNLIIAEPA, from the coding sequence ATGAGAATCCGCTCCACAACTGTGCTTGGCGTGCGCCACAACGGCCAGATTGCCCTCGGGGCCGACGGCCAGGCCACCATGGATAAGCACGTAGCCAAAAACAACGTGCGCAAGGTGCGGCAGCTCAACGACGGCAAGGTCGTGACCGGCTTCGCCGGCTCCACGGCCGATGCGTTTATGCTGCTCGACCGCTTCGAGGAAAAGCTCGCGGCCTATGGAAACAACCTCAAGCGCGCCGCCATCGAGCTGGCCAAAGACTGGCGCAAAGACCAGTACCTGCGTAAGTTAGAAGCCATGATGGTCGTCTGCGACAAGGATGAGCTGCTCATCATCAGCGGCACCGGCGACGTGCTGGAGCCCGATTCTGATGTAGCGGCCATTGGCAGCGGCGCGATGTACGCACAAGCCGCCGCGCTGGCCCTCAAAAAGCACGCCCCGCATCTCACTGCCCGCCAGATGGTGGAGGATGCCCTGCACATCGCGGCTGATATTTGTATTTATACCAACCACAATTTGATTATTGCCGAGCCGGCGTAG
- a CDS encoding pyruvate dehydrogenase complex dihydrolipoamide acetyltransferase encodes MAEIIKMPKMSDTMTEGVIAAWLKKVGDKVKSGDILAEVETDKATMELENYEDGTLLYIGPKEKDSVPVDGVLAIVGKEGEDISGLLNGQSGTSTTQAAAPAAAPAATPAAAPVAPAPSAPANGKKATVVRMPKMSDTMTEGTIAAWLKKVGDKVKSGDVLAEVETDKATMELENYEDGILLYTGPKEGEAVAVDGILAIIGEEGADVQALLGGQSGGAAPAAPAPAETAAPAATQPAASTSQPEASTGRLLASPLAKSIAKDKGVDLRQIKGSGENGRIVARDLQSTQPQAAPTAAPAPAAQPERAPQPAAAAPAPVATEVTYTDTPVSQMRKVIAKRLSESLFTAPHFYLTMEILMDKAMEARVRMNELSPVKLSFNDMVIKASAVALRQHPVINSSWLGDKIRQNKQINIGVAVAVDEGLLVPVIRSADGKGLSQIATEVKELAGKAKSKKLQPAEWEGSTFTISNLGMFGIDEFTAIINPPDACILAVGGIKRTAVVKDGQLAIGNIMKVTLSCDHRVVDGATGAAFLQTLKGLLEDPMRMLI; translated from the coding sequence ATGGCCGAAATTATTAAAATGCCGAAAATGAGCGACACGATGACCGAAGGGGTCATTGCGGCCTGGCTCAAGAAAGTAGGCGACAAAGTGAAGTCGGGCGATATCCTGGCCGAAGTCGAAACCGACAAAGCCACGATGGAGCTGGAAAACTACGAAGATGGCACCCTGCTTTACATTGGCCCTAAAGAGAAGGACTCGGTGCCGGTTGATGGGGTTTTGGCTATTGTGGGCAAGGAAGGGGAAGATATTTCGGGCCTGCTAAACGGCCAGAGCGGTACTAGCACCACCCAGGCAGCCGCGCCGGCGGCAGCGCCGGCGGCTACTCCCGCAGCAGCACCCGTCGCCCCGGCGCCCAGCGCGCCCGCCAATGGCAAGAAAGCCACGGTGGTACGCATGCCCAAGATGAGCGACACAATGACCGAAGGCACTATTGCCGCCTGGCTCAAAAAGGTAGGCGATAAGGTGAAGTCGGGCGACGTGCTGGCCGAAGTCGAAACTGACAAAGCCACGATGGAGCTGGAAAACTACGAAGACGGGATTCTGCTTTACACCGGCCCCAAGGAAGGCGAAGCGGTAGCCGTAGATGGCATCCTGGCCATTATCGGGGAGGAAGGCGCTGATGTGCAGGCCCTGCTGGGCGGCCAGAGCGGCGGCGCCGCGCCCGCTGCCCCGGCTCCGGCCGAAACGGCGGCTCCGGCGGCTACTCAGCCTGCCGCCAGCACTTCGCAGCCCGAGGCCAGCACCGGCCGCCTGCTTGCCTCGCCCCTGGCCAAGAGCATTGCCAAAGACAAAGGCGTTGACCTGCGCCAGATTAAGGGCAGTGGCGAAAACGGCCGCATCGTGGCCCGCGACCTGCAAAGCACCCAGCCCCAGGCTGCTCCCACTGCCGCGCCGGCCCCGGCTGCTCAGCCCGAGCGAGCGCCTCAGCCAGCGGCCGCTGCCCCGGCTCCAGTGGCTACCGAAGTAACCTACACCGATACGCCCGTATCGCAGATGCGCAAGGTGATTGCCAAGCGCCTGTCGGAAAGCCTGTTTACGGCCCCGCATTTCTATCTCACGATGGAAATTCTGATGGACAAGGCCATGGAAGCCCGCGTACGCATGAACGAGCTGTCGCCGGTAAAACTGTCGTTCAACGACATGGTTATCAAGGCTTCGGCCGTGGCGCTGCGCCAGCATCCGGTTATCAACTCGTCGTGGCTTGGCGATAAGATTCGCCAGAATAAGCAAATCAACATCGGCGTAGCCGTGGCTGTCGATGAGGGCCTGCTGGTGCCCGTCATCCGCAGCGCCGATGGCAAAGGCCTCTCGCAGATTGCCACCGAGGTGAAAGAGCTGGCCGGCAAAGCCAAGAGCAAGAAGCTGCAACCCGCCGAGTGGGAAGGTAGTACGTTTACTATATCTAACCTGGGCATGTTTGGCATCGACGAGTTCACGGCCATCATCAACCCGCCCGATGCCTGCATCCTGGCCGTGGGCGGCATCAAGCGGACTGCCGTGGTGAAAGATGGTCAGCTGGCTATCGGCAACATCATGAAGGTGACGCTGAGCTGCGACCACCGTGTGGTAGACGGCGCCACCGGCGCAGCCTTCCTGCAAACCCTGAAAGGCTTGCTCGAAGACCCCATGCGGATGCTCATTTGA
- a CDS encoding histidine phosphatase family protein: MKNPVLYSIVRQNYSTSLPVPVQQLYLLRHGQTDFNVQGIVQGSGIDSDLNERGRRQAAQFWQAYQATPFDRIYTSRLRRTQQSVQQFIDAGILHEQHAGLNEISWGTREGTRITPQEDAEYAQVLTEWTTGNDHARLPGGESPAEVAARQRPFIELLQSRPEDELVLVCLHGRALRVLLCQLLGYPLRCMDGFEHQNLCLYKLHYTGSHYTIRNFLDVSHLAVG; this comes from the coding sequence TTGAAAAACCCCGTACTTTACAGCATTGTTCGGCAAAACTACTCGACTTCCTTACCCGTGCCAGTTCAGCAGCTCTATCTTCTTCGCCACGGCCAGACCGACTTCAACGTGCAGGGCATTGTGCAGGGCAGTGGTATCGACTCCGACCTCAACGAGCGGGGCCGCCGCCAGGCCGCGCAGTTCTGGCAAGCATATCAGGCCACGCCATTCGACCGGATTTATACCTCCCGGCTCCGGCGCACCCAGCAGTCGGTGCAGCAGTTTATCGACGCGGGAATTCTGCACGAGCAGCACGCCGGCCTCAACGAAATCAGCTGGGGCACCCGCGAAGGTACCCGCATCACGCCCCAGGAAGACGCCGAATACGCTCAGGTACTGACCGAGTGGACCACCGGCAACGACCACGCCCGCCTGCCCGGCGGGGAAAGCCCGGCCGAGGTGGCGGCCCGCCAGCGCCCGTTTATCGAGCTGCTGCAGAGCCGGCCCGAAGACGAGCTGGTGCTGGTGTGCCTGCACGGTCGGGCCCTGCGCGTGCTGCTCTGCCAGCTGCTGGGCTACCCGCTGCGCTGCATGGATGGCTTTGAGCATCAGAACCTCTGCCTCTACAAGCTGCACTACACGGGGTCACACTACACTATCCGTAATTTTTTAGACGTAAGTCACTTAGCGGTGGGCTAA
- a CDS encoding hotdog fold thioesterase, whose product MTLDDVKIWAAHRPTLADALGIELTALNDDYLEGRMPVDGRTHQPMGLLHGGASVALAETLGSIGAATRIDVTKQACVGLEINANHIKGVREGWVRGRATALHVGRTTQVWEIRITHEETGALVCISRITMAVIDLPAAREKKA is encoded by the coding sequence ATGACGCTTGACGACGTAAAAATCTGGGCGGCCCACCGCCCCACGCTGGCCGATGCCCTGGGTATTGAGCTGACGGCTCTCAACGACGACTACCTCGAAGGCCGGATGCCCGTCGACGGCCGCACCCACCAGCCCATGGGCCTACTGCACGGCGGGGCTTCGGTGGCGCTGGCTGAAACGCTGGGCAGCATCGGCGCGGCTACCCGCATCGACGTTACCAAGCAGGCCTGCGTAGGACTGGAAATCAACGCCAACCACATCAAGGGCGTGCGCGAGGGCTGGGTGCGCGGCCGGGCTACGGCGCTGCACGTAGGCCGTACTACGCAAGTGTGGGAAATCCGCATCACGCACGAAGAAACCGGGGCGCTGGTGTGCATCAGCCGCATCACGATGGCCGTGATTGACCTGCCCGCCGCCAGGGAGAAAAAAGCCTAA
- a CDS encoding chorismate-binding protein → MTEPRLLPWPAAASPDATARLRHLAAGALRTGRPLAIWREPASEHPRLLVSRSLEAAYTGLPPALDTQAPAGFAFFPFRDSDHNPALFLPADVQFDLARPEVVRVAPAARELVPNLTAWLSLPTPPELAWHYSAQPAPPGTAEADYTQLVRTGVQAIEDKAVVKVVTSRVAHRPLPAGFDPLAAFGQLSRQYPRAFVSLVSVPGVGTWLGASPEVLAEVTADGHFHTMALAGTQPLVPGRAPQDAIWRQKEIEEQALVSRYIVNCFKQLRLREYHEAGPRTAVAGQLLHLRTDFEVDLKNVPSPSSLGTDMLRLLHPTSAVGGMPKVAALEFLHRHEGYDRAYYSGFLGPVNVAAPGISRLYVNLRCLQLRPEEAILYAGTGLTADSDPLREWQETELKLQTVASVITPPA, encoded by the coding sequence GTGACTGAACCCCGGCTCCTGCCCTGGCCGGCCGCGGCCAGCCCCGATGCGACGGCGCGGCTGCGCCACCTGGCGGCGGGAGCCCTGCGCACCGGCCGGCCGCTGGCCATCTGGCGCGAGCCGGCCAGCGAGCACCCGCGCCTGCTGGTGAGCCGCTCGCTCGAAGCCGCTTATACTGGTCTGCCGCCCGCGCTCGATACCCAGGCACCGGCAGGCTTCGCCTTCTTTCCTTTTCGCGACTCTGACCACAACCCGGCGCTTTTTCTGCCCGCCGATGTGCAGTTTGACCTCGCCCGGCCCGAGGTAGTGCGCGTGGCTCCGGCCGCCCGCGAGCTGGTGCCCAATCTTACGGCCTGGCTCAGCCTGCCCACGCCACCTGAGCTGGCCTGGCACTACAGCGCGCAGCCCGCCCCGCCCGGTACTGCCGAAGCCGACTACACGCAGCTCGTGCGCACCGGCGTGCAGGCTATTGAAGACAAGGCAGTAGTGAAAGTAGTGACGTCGCGCGTAGCGCACCGCCCGCTGCCGGCCGGCTTCGACCCGCTGGCAGCATTTGGCCAGTTGAGCCGGCAGTATCCGCGGGCATTTGTATCGCTGGTAAGCGTGCCGGGCGTGGGCACCTGGCTCGGGGCCTCGCCCGAAGTATTGGCCGAAGTCACGGCCGACGGCCATTTCCATACTATGGCCCTGGCGGGCACTCAGCCGCTGGTGCCGGGCCGCGCCCCGCAGGATGCCATCTGGCGGCAGAAGGAGATAGAGGAACAAGCATTAGTTTCACGATATATAGTAAATTGTTTTAAACAATTGCGCTTGCGCGAATACCACGAAGCCGGCCCGCGCACGGCGGTGGCCGGCCAGCTGCTGCACCTGCGCACCGACTTTGAGGTCGATTTAAAAAATGTGCCCTCGCCCTCGTCGCTGGGCACCGATATGCTGCGCCTGCTGCATCCCACCTCAGCCGTGGGCGGCATGCCGAAAGTGGCGGCGCTGGAGTTTCTGCACCGCCACGAGGGCTACGACCGGGCGTACTACAGCGGCTTTCTGGGGCCGGTAAACGTGGCCGCGCCGGGCATCTCGCGGCTCTATGTTAACCTGCGCTGCCTGCAGCTGCGGCCCGAAGAAGCCATTCTGTATGCCGGCACCGGTCTTACCGCCGACTCCGACCCGCTGCGCGAATGGCAGGAAACGGAGCTCAAGCTCCAGACCGTGGCATCCGTTATTACCCCCCCGGCTTAG
- a CDS encoding M20/M25/M40 family metallo-hydrolase, translated as MRFTTLFLLLIGWVRLAQAQLPALLQAYARTSAVTGREAEASRFVQSLFKAGTLQQDQLGNLVLVLGSGSPRRLFVAPLDEPGYVVSQIQADGYLRVAPVGGGQAGPLFHQFLEGHDVRIVSGQGARNAISCVPSSHYDNLRAEPEKNKPPFSWQAAFLDVGAASAADVARQGIQLLDPLTLEKKPVVLGQQWVAAPAMKAKAAAIALASVAQALATAPVRGTVVIAWTTLELLNGKGFEAVANRYGPFEEVYRFDRTLETEAAGTGQLLADQALPYSLPSLVLTTPARPARKPVLPNTKLAAAHTYLLGLPARYANTPVEAVAVADVQQLAQAWLLAAGAPATTPLATPALPAAASAPVLPSSPAAAQLLAGLVGQYGVSTAEKPVRDFIARQLPAWARPAVDQAGNLVLTFGQGPRHLVFVAHMDEVGFVVDSIRPNGRLVLSLKGGAFPWLWEAQPALLHTPGQADVPAVFEPRPHYQQATKSAPSTPLTVFAGYTSAQQAQAAGIRVGSTTVTMPKQLRPLGPNRAAARGLDDRVGCAALLLTLQHLDPTRLPCRVTYVWSTGEEIGLLGSAFAAQQLQDANVVYPIDTFVSSDAPQESRGFGYCPLGQGAVIRVVESINFARRDLVQHVHALADRQHIPIQEGMTAGGTDGMEFMNYGIPSVPLSWPGRYSHSPVEVLDYRDMTSLVRLLGALVQGSPALKTSAAGAKPKS; from the coding sequence ATGCGCTTTACTACCCTGTTCCTACTACTAATTGGCTGGGTTCGGCTTGCCCAGGCCCAGCTGCCCGCGCTGTTGCAGGCGTATGCGCGCACCAGCGCCGTAACCGGCCGGGAAGCCGAAGCCAGCCGGTTTGTGCAGTCGTTGTTTAAAGCCGGCACCTTGCAGCAGGACCAGCTCGGCAACCTGGTGCTGGTGCTCGGCAGCGGCAGTCCGCGCCGCCTGTTCGTGGCCCCGCTCGACGAGCCGGGCTACGTGGTAAGTCAGATTCAGGCTGATGGCTACCTGCGCGTGGCGCCGGTGGGCGGCGGGCAGGCCGGGCCGCTGTTTCACCAGTTTCTGGAAGGCCACGACGTGCGTATCGTCAGCGGGCAGGGGGCCCGCAATGCCATTTCGTGCGTGCCTTCTTCGCACTACGACAACCTGCGGGCCGAGCCCGAAAAAAATAAGCCGCCTTTTTCGTGGCAAGCCGCGTTTCTCGATGTGGGGGCCGCCTCGGCCGCCGACGTGGCCCGGCAAGGCATTCAGCTGCTCGACCCGCTTACCCTGGAAAAAAAGCCGGTTGTGCTGGGCCAGCAGTGGGTAGCCGCACCGGCCATGAAAGCCAAAGCCGCTGCTATCGCCCTGGCCAGCGTGGCGCAAGCGCTGGCCACTGCGCCGGTACGGGGTACCGTGGTCATTGCCTGGACTACCCTGGAGCTGCTGAATGGCAAAGGGTTTGAGGCCGTAGCTAATCGCTACGGTCCCTTTGAGGAAGTGTACCGATTTGACCGCACCCTCGAAACCGAGGCTGCCGGCACCGGCCAGCTGCTGGCCGACCAGGCCCTGCCCTACTCCCTGCCGAGCCTCGTGCTGACGACGCCCGCGCGGCCCGCCCGCAAGCCCGTGCTACCCAATACGAAGCTGGCCGCCGCGCACACCTACCTGCTCGGCCTGCCCGCCCGCTACGCCAATACGCCCGTGGAGGCCGTCGCAGTGGCCGACGTGCAGCAGCTCGCGCAAGCCTGGCTGCTGGCGGCGGGTGCCCCAGCTACTACCCCGCTGGCTACCCCGGCACTTCCCGCCGCCGCTTCGGCGCCAGTGCTGCCTTCCTCCCCGGCCGCGGCTCAGCTCCTGGCCGGCCTTGTGGGCCAGTACGGCGTAAGCACGGCCGAAAAGCCGGTGCGCGACTTCATTGCCCGGCAGCTGCCGGCCTGGGCCAGGCCCGCCGTAGACCAGGCCGGCAACCTCGTGCTGACCTTTGGGCAGGGCCCGCGCCACCTCGTGTTCGTGGCCCACATGGACGAGGTCGGCTTTGTGGTCGATTCCATTCGCCCCAACGGCCGGCTGGTACTGAGTTTGAAAGGCGGTGCTTTCCCGTGGCTGTGGGAGGCGCAGCCGGCCCTGCTGCACACGCCGGGCCAGGCCGACGTGCCGGCCGTGTTTGAGCCGCGTCCGCACTACCAGCAGGCAACCAAAAGTGCCCCGAGCACGCCGCTCACCGTGTTTGCGGGCTATACCTCGGCGCAGCAGGCGCAGGCGGCAGGCATACGGGTGGGCAGCACTACCGTGACCATGCCCAAGCAGTTGCGGCCGCTGGGCCCGAACCGGGCCGCTGCGCGCGGCCTTGACGACCGCGTGGGCTGCGCGGCCCTGCTGCTGACGCTGCAACACCTCGACCCGACCAGGCTACCCTGCCGCGTTACCTACGTGTGGTCGACGGGCGAAGAAATCGGCTTGCTGGGCTCGGCCTTTGCCGCGCAGCAGCTGCAAGATGCCAATGTGGTGTATCCCATCGACACGTTTGTGTCATCCGACGCGCCGCAGGAGTCGCGGGGGTTTGGCTACTGCCCGCTTGGCCAGGGCGCCGTGATACGGGTAGTCGAAAGCATCAACTTTGCCCGGCGCGACCTGGTGCAGCACGTGCACGCCCTGGCCGACCGCCAGCACATTCCGATTCAGGAAGGCATGACGGCGGGCGGCACCGACGGCATGGAATTTATGAACTACGGCATTCCGTCGGTGCCGCTTTCCTGGCCGGGCCGCTACTCGCACTCGCCCGTCGAAGTGCTCGATTACCGCGACATGACCAGCCTGGTACGCCTGCTCGGAGCGCTGGTGCAAGGCAGCCCCGCCCTCAAAACTTCTGCTGCCGGCGCTAAGCCCAAATCGTAG
- a CDS encoding thiamine pyrophosphate-binding protein yields the protein MNNQAVFNIAEICARHGITDVILSPGSRSAPLTLAFARHPAYRGKLRVIPDERAAAFIGLGIAQATRRTVVLVCTSGTAGLNYAPAVAEAFFQQIPLLVLTADRPPSGLTSSTARPSASATSTARTPRVPSTFLPTLRTPMPSGTVKELLMRQLI from the coding sequence ATGAACAACCAAGCCGTTTTTAACATCGCCGAAATCTGCGCCCGGCACGGAATTACCGATGTTATTTTATCGCCGGGCTCACGCTCGGCGCCGCTCACGCTGGCGTTTGCGCGGCACCCGGCCTACAGGGGCAAGCTGCGCGTTATTCCCGATGAGCGCGCCGCCGCCTTTATCGGCCTGGGCATTGCGCAGGCCACGCGCCGCACCGTGGTGCTGGTGTGTACCAGCGGCACAGCCGGCCTCAACTACGCGCCGGCCGTGGCCGAGGCTTTCTTTCAGCAAATTCCGCTGCTGGTTCTCACCGCCGACCGCCCCCCGAGTGGATTGACCAGCTCGACGGCCAGACCATCCGCCAGCGCAACCTCTACGGCGCGCACGCCAAGGGTGCCTTCGACTTTCCTGCCGACACTTCGCACGCCGATGCCAAGTGGCACGGTGAAAGAGTTATTAATGAGGCAATTAATTTGA
- a CDS encoding thiamine pyrophosphate-dependent enzyme, whose product MTQAGPAGPVQVNVPLREPFYPKAGEEVVYEPDVKIIRDDRSHHALPPAEILELREHLRTAGRVVVVAGQQAASPGLAAALDEFAAARQAALVADVISNLSDVRRTVQRQDIFLAGLSKEQKAALKPDLLITFGQSLISKSLKLFLRDAAPSQHWHLQASGEAADTFRRLTRIIRVQPATFFQQLLVLKTADYNGSGGSNPSFSAVAEAVVPANVPSVAAAWQQADAAAAEFMERYFAGAGQPFNEFSAFRLALAALPESTALHLANSMAVRYANILGLPAGRQIEVFANRGTSGIDGCTSTAVGAALARPERPVVLLTGDVAFFYDRNAFWHNYPTPNLRVVLFNNHGGGIFRIIDGPRQQPELDEFFETTQALTAENLCRDFSLRYFPVSSFDELNAALPVFFAAESGAAVLEVFTDSKTNAAFFEEYRKAVKAAF is encoded by the coding sequence TTGACGCAGGCTGGCCCAGCCGGGCCGGTACAGGTAAATGTGCCGCTACGCGAGCCGTTTTATCCGAAGGCGGGCGAGGAAGTGGTGTACGAGCCGGATGTGAAGATTATTCGGGATGACCGCTCGCACCATGCCCTACCCCCGGCGGAAATTCTGGAATTGCGCGAGCACTTACGCACAGCCGGGCGGGTAGTGGTAGTGGCCGGGCAGCAGGCCGCCAGTCCGGGCCTGGCAGCAGCGCTCGATGAGTTTGCGGCGGCCCGGCAAGCGGCCTTAGTAGCCGATGTCATCTCGAATCTGAGCGACGTGCGCCGCACGGTGCAGCGGCAGGATATCTTCTTAGCGGGCCTTTCCAAGGAGCAGAAAGCAGCGCTGAAGCCCGACCTGCTTATCACGTTCGGGCAATCGCTGATTTCGAAAAGCCTGAAGCTGTTTTTGCGCGACGCCGCCCCGTCGCAGCATTGGCACCTGCAGGCTTCCGGCGAAGCAGCCGATACCTTTCGCCGGCTTACGCGTATTATTCGGGTGCAGCCCGCCACGTTTTTTCAACAACTCCTGGTCTTGAAAACCGCTGACTATAACGGGTCCGGGGGTTCGAATCCCTCCTTCTCTGCGGTCGCGGAGGCAGTCGTGCCGGCGAATGTGCCCTCCGTCGCGGCGGCCTGGCAGCAAGCCGACGCGGCAGCAGCTGAATTTATGGAGCGCTACTTTGCCGGCGCAGGCCAGCCATTCAACGAGTTTTCGGCCTTTCGGCTAGCGCTGGCCGCTCTGCCCGAATCTACCGCGCTGCACCTAGCCAACAGCATGGCCGTGCGCTACGCCAATATTCTGGGCCTGCCCGCAGGCCGTCAAATCGAGGTATTCGCCAACCGGGGCACCAGCGGCATCGACGGCTGCACCAGCACGGCCGTGGGCGCGGCGCTGGCCCGGCCTGAGCGGCCGGTAGTGCTACTGACCGGCGATGTGGCGTTTTTCTACGACCGCAACGCCTTCTGGCACAACTACCCTACTCCCAACCTGCGGGTGGTGCTCTTCAACAACCACGGCGGCGGCATTTTCCGTATCATCGACGGGCCGCGCCAGCAGCCGGAGCTGGACGAGTTTTTTGAAACCACCCAAGCGCTCACGGCCGAGAACCTGTGCCGCGATTTCAGCCTGCGCTACTTCCCGGTTTCTTCTTTTGACGAACTCAATGCCGCGCTGCCGGTTTTCTTTGCAGCCGAAAGCGGCGCGGCGGTGCTCGAAGTCTTCACCGACAGCAAGACCAACGCGGCGTTTTTTGAAGAATACCGAAAAGCGGTGAAAGCTGCCTTTTAG
- the menB gene encoding 1,4-dihydroxy-2-naphthoyl-CoA synthase, producing the protein MTEPIEWTPIKEFQEIIFSQHGGIAKISINRPQVHNAFTPLTVQEMIEAMDICRNRSDIGVIVFTGEGGKAFCSGGDQSVRGHGGYVGADTVPRLNVLDLQKMIRSIPKPVIAMVAGWAIGGGHVLHVVCDLTIAADNARFGQTGPKVGSFDGGFGASYLARIVGQKKAREIWFLCDQYDAQEALDMGLVNKVVPLDKLEETTVAWCHKILEKSPLALRMLKSSFNAELDGQAGIQELAGNATLLYYLSEEAKEGKNAFIEKRKPDFSKFPKFP; encoded by the coding sequence ATGACCGAACCAATCGAGTGGACCCCGATTAAGGAGTTCCAGGAAATCATTTTCTCCCAGCACGGGGGCATTGCCAAAATCAGCATTAACCGGCCGCAGGTGCACAACGCCTTCACACCGCTCACGGTGCAGGAGATGATTGAGGCAATGGACATCTGCCGCAATCGCTCCGATATCGGCGTCATCGTGTTTACGGGCGAGGGCGGCAAGGCCTTCTGCTCGGGCGGCGACCAGAGCGTGCGCGGCCACGGCGGCTACGTGGGCGCCGACACCGTACCGCGCCTCAACGTGCTCGACCTGCAGAAGATGATTCGCAGCATCCCGAAGCCGGTGATTGCGATGGTGGCGGGCTGGGCCATCGGCGGCGGCCACGTGCTGCACGTGGTCTGCGACCTGACCATCGCGGCCGACAACGCCCGCTTCGGGCAGACCGGCCCCAAGGTGGGCTCGTTTGATGGCGGCTTTGGCGCGAGCTACCTGGCCCGCATCGTAGGCCAGAAAAAAGCCCGCGAAATCTGGTTCCTGTGCGACCAGTACGACGCCCAGGAGGCGCTCGACATGGGCCTGGTAAACAAAGTAGTGCCGCTCGACAAGCTCGAAGAAACCACCGTGGCCTGGTGTCACAAAATCTTGGAAAAGAGTCCCCTGGCGCTCCGGATGCTCAAATCCTCCTTCAATGCTGAGTTGGATGGCCAGGCCGGCATTCAGGAGCTGGCCGGCAACGCCACGCTGCTCTACTACCTGAGCGAAGAGGCCAAGGAAGGCAAAAATGCGTTTATTGAAAAGCGCAAGCCCGACTTCTCGAAGTTTCCGAAGTTTCCGTAG
- a CDS encoding alpha-amylase family glycosyl hydrolase, whose translation MKNYLLLALLSISCFHPAFGQRPMAAGIPAAHPAWILQGNIYEVNVRQYTPEGTLNAFAKHLDRLQKMGVETLWFMPLNPISKVARKGSLGSYYAVADYTRLNPEFGTMADWQRLVQAAHARGMKVIIDWVPNHTGADNRWLTQHPNFFVKDKAGQPAVAFDWADTKQLDYKNPEMQDSMIAAMRYWVKTSNIDGFRCDVAWNVPASFWQRAIPTLRQSKPLFMLAEGDSAYLPRSGFDAVYPWHMFHAMEKVAAGKSPATALDSVYRGWQGRYPKGTIEMYFTSNHDENTWNKADYGTFPGRVHAPFAVFTQTMGNGVPLIYSGQEEPVLRPLKFFDKDPMAFGKYQRARFYKTLLALRQRNPALAADASFRKVSVGDDRAVYAYVREKAGKKVLVILNLSNKAQTISVKEKALLGKPSNLFRYATEPLTSKPWKMEPWGYVVYEYGR comes from the coding sequence ATGAAAAACTATTTGCTACTGGCTTTGCTCAGTATAAGCTGCTTTCATCCGGCCTTTGGGCAGCGGCCAATGGCTGCCGGCATCCCGGCGGCCCACCCGGCCTGGATACTACAGGGCAATATCTACGAGGTGAACGTGCGCCAGTACACGCCCGAAGGCACCCTGAATGCCTTTGCCAAACACCTCGACCGCCTGCAAAAAATGGGCGTCGAAACCCTGTGGTTTATGCCGCTCAATCCCATCAGCAAGGTGGCCCGCAAGGGCAGCCTGGGCAGCTACTACGCCGTGGCCGACTACACCAGGCTCAACCCCGAGTTTGGGACCATGGCCGACTGGCAGCGCCTGGTGCAGGCCGCCCACGCCAGGGGCATGAAAGTGATTATCGACTGGGTACCCAACCACACCGGCGCCGACAACCGCTGGCTGACCCAGCACCCCAATTTCTTTGTAAAGGACAAGGCTGGTCAGCCCGCCGTGGCTTTCGACTGGGCCGATACCAAGCAGCTCGACTACAAAAACCCTGAAATGCAGGACAGCATGATTGCGGCCATGCGCTACTGGGTAAAAACCAGCAACATCGACGGCTTCCGCTGCGACGTGGCCTGGAACGTGCCGGCCAGCTTCTGGCAGCGCGCCATCCCGACGCTGCGCCAGAGCAAGCCGCTGTTTATGCTGGCCGAGGGCGACAGCGCCTACCTGCCCCGCAGCGGCTTCGACGCCGTGTATCCCTGGCACATGTTTCACGCAATGGAAAAGGTAGCCGCCGGTAAGAGCCCGGCTACGGCGCTCGACAGCGTGTACCGGGGCTGGCAGGGCAGGTATCCGAAGGGCACGATTGAAATGTACTTCACCAGCAACCACGACGAAAACACTTGGAACAAAGCCGATTACGGCACGTTTCCGGGCCGGGTACACGCGCCGTTCGCGGTGTTTACGCAAACGATGGGCAACGGCGTGCCGCTCATCTACAGCGGGCAGGAAGAGCCGGTGCTGCGTCCGCTAAAGTTTTTTGATAAAGACCCGATGGCTTTCGGCAAGTATCAGCGGGCCAGGTTTTACAAGACGCTGCTGGCCCTGCGCCAGCGCAACCCGGCCCTAGCGGCCGATGCCTCGTTTCGCAAGGTGAGCGTGGGCGACGACCGGGCCGTGTATGCCTACGTGCGCGAAAAAGCCGGCAAAAAGGTATTGGTCATTTTGAACTTATCAAACAAGGCCCAGACTATCAGCGTGAAGGAAAAAGCCTTGCTGGGCAAGCCCTCTAACCTGTTCAGGTACGCCACTGAGCCGCTCACGAGCAAGCCGTGGAAGATGGAGCCCTGGGGCTACGTGGTGTATGAGTATGGACGGTAG